In the Microtus pennsylvanicus isolate mMicPen1 chromosome 6, mMicPen1.hap1, whole genome shotgun sequence genome, one interval contains:
- the Gapt gene encoding protein GAPT yields MLESFVSSSMGVAVGVSLLILLTVCGIGCVWHWKRRESTALTLPKFMQRRNNRHKDFAKTLDLNPHMVCPSSKTSGESKGHKSTVKRNRTHGEYENVQVGPASTEAPTEKALYENTQPSNPEEHVYGNQTDALYCNFQKPSPLPPPQDDDTYILPDSY; encoded by the coding sequence ATGTTGGAAAGCTTTGTGAGCTCTTCGATGGGCGTGGCGGTTGGCGTTTCCCTCCTTATACTTCTCACAGTCTGTGGAATTGGGTGTGTTTGGCACTGGAAGCGCAGGGAATCCACAGCACTTACCTTACCGAAGTTTATGCAAAGGAGAAATAACAGACATAAGGACTTCGCAAAAACCCTTGACTTGAACCCCCACATGGTTTGTCCAAGCTCTAAAACTTCAGGGGAAAGCAAAGGCCACAAGTCTACCGTCAAGAGAAATAGGACGCATGGCGAGTACGAAAATGTGCAAGTGGGTCCCGCCAGCACGGAGGCACCAACCGAGAAGGCGCTATATGAAAACACTCAGCCATCTAATCCCGAGGAACATGTCTACGGGAATCAAACAGACGCCCTCTATTGTAATTTCCAGAAGCCtagtcctcttcctcctccccaagaTGATGACACATACATCCTTCCAGATTCCTACTAG